One Vespa crabro chromosome 1, iyVesCrab1.2, whole genome shotgun sequence genomic region harbors:
- the LOC124432804 gene encoding histone-lysine N-methyltransferase SETMAR-like gives MNSTDIRVIFLYEYKLSNNTAKSARNINQAFGENTVNDRKVQRWFENFRSGDFSLQNEPRGRPETSMKNDALKALVETNPTVSSRELAARMEVDHTTILRHLSEIGKVKKMDKWIPHELTERNKLNRLNVCSSLLTRFNRNPFFDRIIICDEKWVLYDSRRRYARWLDRDEACAHTPWPSLHPRKILISLVECDWSNTLLIPSNWNDNYSRKHPPYSPDLSPTDFHLFKHLELFLRAKQYENEDSLKNAISEFIDSKDQNFFKTDIYALKSRREKCIETKVELANKDITSLANYDGCPIIFAC, from the exons ATGAATTCAACCGATATTCgtgtaattttcttatatgagTATAAACTTAGTAATAATACTGCAAAATCTGCACGCAATATAAACCAGGCATTTGGGGAGAATACTGTGAACGATCGAAAAGTGCAGCGTtggtttgaaaattttcgGTCTGGTGATTTTTCCTTGCAAAATGAACCGCGTGGAAGACCCGAAACGTCTATGAAAAATGATGCTCTCAAAGCATTGGTGGAAACGAATCCAACTGTTTCTTCAAGGGAACTTGCTGCCAGAATGGAAGTTGACCATACAACAATATTGCGACATCTTTCTGAAATTGGTAAGGTGAAGAAAATGGATAAGTGGATACCGCACGAACTAACCGAGCGAAATAAGCTAAATCGCTTGAACGTATGCTCATCATTGCTAACCCGATTTAATCGAAATCCATTTTTCGATCGGATCATTATTTGTGACGAAAAATGGGTTCTTTATGACAGTAGAAGAAGGTATGCTCGGTGGCTTGATAGGGATGAGGCTTGTGCTCATACTCCATGGCCATCACTTCATCCACGGAAAATTTTAATCAGTTTGGTGGAATGTGACTGGAGTAATACACTACTCATTCCTTCGAACTGGAATGACAATTACAGCCGAAAA CATCCACCTTATTCACCGGATCTTTCGCCAACcgactttcatttatttaaacatttagaACTGTTTTTACGGGCTAAACAGTACGAAAATGAAGACAGTCTGAAAAATGCCATATCAGAGTTCATTGATTCTAAAGATCAGAATTTCTTCAAGACAGACATCTATGCATTAAAATCTCGTCGGGAAAAGTGTATTGAA acaAAAGTTGAGCTTGCCAATAAAGATATAACTTCTCTGGCGAATTACGACGGTTGCCCAATAATATTTGCCTGTTAA